Proteins co-encoded in one Candidatus Schekmanbacteria bacterium genomic window:
- a CDS encoding GAF domain-containing protein: MNILPKGSKMRDNIKIGIDFWKKFLSSLSSTYDIFFQLIDSSGNIILTGSNERTLCSYLSRFELACAKCKEYCVEIPKKSILENSVQRFSCYMGIRCFVIPVNISKEERAAVLGGKVLTDIPYSEAYSDKCRQLGIDIQEVLNSLHEIRFIKEKSINAYIDLVESFGSKGALVEENLNEYERKEKQFKRLLRGIDEINSFDVIDESFLNSMLKTASDAFLIKDASILLKDKGKFHSAADIRDYIDTNVTSSISLREDSPLIKEVMKSEGKPLFIDDSVLIAELGIKWGVESTAVIPLLKKEDLWGILFLFNLQKEEWNIENIQHFANGINVCIASIEMKRQLKNFDYNKRKLISLIENFSKLSHIKSLLDNVVYEISSFTNAKRVSVAILNKDLGKLELMAALGIDEAVLKSNRFIDENSISYYVFQEGKPVIVDDISRHERFSSLAHAGCKTNSFMSMPLKHNGQALGTINVSEIEDIIAPDDERYEWLKNRIKLISLLIERTILKNEMENIRSEFIDTKKGVYNKIYFNEFGKKRIENSRRNRRNDSVVILNIGDTLKQFPSQREDILKQVIDDTRREIRSSDIIAVYDENSITFFLPDTNKSGALLFAKKIKSKVEDLLLFFEQPGEEIKVSVGVSTFPDDGDDIAHLTLSAQRALQN, translated from the coding sequence ATGAATATTTTACCTAAGGGGTCGAAAATGAGGGATAATATAAAAATAGGAATTGATTTTTGGAAAAAGTTTTTGAGCAGTCTTTCTTCTACTTATGATATTTTTTTTCAACTCATTGATTCGTCAGGAAATATAATATTAACCGGTTCGAATGAAAGAACTTTATGCTCATATTTGAGCCGTTTTGAATTAGCTTGTGCCAAATGCAAAGAATATTGTGTAGAAATACCTAAAAAGTCTATTTTAGAGAATAGTGTACAGCGATTCTCCTGTTATATGGGAATTAGATGCTTCGTTATTCCTGTCAATATAAGTAAAGAAGAGCGTGCTGCAGTGCTTGGTGGAAAAGTGCTTACTGATATTCCATATAGTGAAGCCTATTCCGATAAGTGCAGGCAATTGGGTATTGATATCCAAGAGGTTTTGAATTCTCTGCATGAAATTAGATTCATAAAGGAAAAAAGTATTAATGCATATATTGATTTAGTAGAAAGTTTCGGAAGTAAGGGAGCATTAGTGGAAGAGAATTTAAATGAATATGAAAGAAAAGAGAAGCAATTTAAACGCCTTTTAAGGGGAATAGATGAAATTAATTCCTTTGATGTGATTGATGAAAGCTTTTTAAATTCAATGTTGAAAACTGCATCGGATGCCTTTTTAATCAAAGATGCTTCCATTCTTTTAAAAGATAAAGGGAAATTTCACTCAGCCGCAGATATTAGAGACTATATAGATACAAATGTAACATCGAGCATTTCTTTGAGAGAAGATTCTCCCTTGATCAAAGAGGTAATGAAATCAGAAGGTAAACCATTATTCATTGATGATTCGGTTTTGATTGCAGAATTAGGCATTAAATGGGGTGTTGAATCAACTGCTGTCATACCTTTGTTAAAAAAGGAAGATTTATGGGGAATATTATTTTTATTCAATCTTCAAAAGGAAGAATGGAATATAGAAAATATTCAGCACTTTGCGAATGGTATCAATGTTTGCATTGCTTCAATTGAGATGAAAAGGCAGCTTAAGAATTTCGACTACAATAAAAGAAAACTTATTTCCCTTATCGAAAACTTTTCAAAACTATCACACATCAAATCCCTTCTTGACAATGTTGTTTATGAGATTTCTTCTTTTACAAATGCAAAACGAGTGTCAGTAGCAATTTTGAATAAGGATTTAGGAAAACTTGAATTAATGGCGGCATTGGGAATCGATGAAGCAGTTTTGAAATCAAACCGATTTATTGACGAAAATAGCATTAGTTACTATGTTTTTCAGGAAGGGAAACCTGTCATAGTAGATGATATATCACGCCATGAGAGATTTTCTTCCTTAGCCCATGCCGGCTGTAAAACCAATTCATTTATGTCAATGCCCTTGAAGCATAATGGACAAGCATTAGGCACTATAAATGTAAGTGAGATAGAAGATATAATAGCACCTGATGATGAAAGATATGAGTGGCTGAAGAATAGAATAAAGTTGATTTCTCTATTGATTGAAAGAACGATTCTTAAAAATGAAATGGAAAATATCCGTTCTGAGTTCATAGATACAAAAAAAGGCGTTTACAATAAAATTTATTTCAATGAATTCGGAAAAAAGAGAATAGAGAATTCACGGCGAAATAGAAGGAATGATTCTGTTGTAATCCTCAATATAGGAGACACTCTAAAGCAATTCCCTTCACAAAGGGAAGATATATTGAAGCAAGTCATTGACGATACACGGCGCGAAATAAGAAGCTCGGATATCATTGCGGTTTATGATGAAAATAGTATTACATTTTTCCTTCCTGACACAAACAAGAGTGGTGCCCTCCTTTTTGCCAAAAAGATTAAGTCAAAGGTTGAAGATTTGCTTCTATTTTTTGAGCAACCGGGTGAAGAGATTAAAGTTAGCGTCGGTGTAAGCACCTTCCCAGATGACGGGGATGATATTGCACATCTCACTCTTTCAGCTCAAAGAGCGCTTCAAAATTAG
- a CDS encoding sugar ABC transporter substrate-binding protein produces MDRKRRKISILLAVIILLSFLAYNSKAEDNYIIGEEDVLDIFVWNNPDLSRKVTVRPDGMISLPLVNDVKAKGLTPMALRNVLIKKLSEFVETLDLTV; encoded by the coding sequence ATGGACAGAAAAAGACGGAAAATATCTATCCTTTTGGCAGTTATAATTTTGTTATCCTTTTTGGCATATAATTCGAAAGCCGAAGACAACTATATCATCGGCGAAGAGGATGTGCTCGATATTTTTGTTTGGAATAATCCAGATTTAAGTAGAAAAGTGACTGTGAGGCCTGATGGTATGATATCTTTGCCTCTTGTAAATGATGTTAAGGCAAAGGGATTGACTCCTATGGCATTACGCAATGTGCTCATCAAAAAATTGTCTGAATTTGTCGAAACCCTTGATTTGACAGT